caataactATAGTTTGCTAGCACATGCGCTGCTGAAGGACACGTTTCACGCGTTTTGCAGGTGCCCACGGGCTGTTGGGCTATGGCAAGCTATGGGAGAACACTGGCGCATCCCCGAGGTGCAGGCATTCAGGAGGACGGGGTCGGAGTGGCTTGCCCAAAGCCTCTGCGATCTCCCGGACCGGGAGCGGCTGGAGCTGATGATGCTGCTATGGCGCTGCTGGCATGTTCGGAATGAACTCACGCACGATAAGAAGCCGCCCCCTGTCGAGGCTTCATGCCGCTTCCTGTTGAGCTATGTGGAGTCCATCATCGGGGCGCGAAACCGGCCGGAGGCTGATCCGGTGAAGGGCAAGCAAGCAGTGGAGGCGCTGCACACTAAGGTGACGCCTGCACAAATCCCGAAGAGCACTCTGACCCCTGCCAGATGGATACCCCCACTCCTGGCAGGATGGGCCAAACTTAATGTCGACGGTTCCTTTTGCCCCTCGACAGAATCGGCCGGAGCGGGCATGGTGCTCCGGGACAGCTCGGGCACGATCATCTTCTCGTCCTGCCGTCAACTTCGGAGATGCGCGGATGCACTTGAGGCGGAGCTGGCCGCGTGCATGGAGGGCCTAAACCTCCCACTCCAATGGGTGCCTCTTCCGGTGGAGATCGAGACTGACAGCCTAGTTGGAATCAATATGCTGAGGGGTAACATTGTTGATCGCTCCCGTTATGCTATGTTCATAGATCAGACCAAACGCCTCTAGAGGGGAGAAGGAGAAGTGAGACTAGCTCACATCTCTCGTGACCAAAATAAAGTTAGTCATTTCCTTGCAAACTTCGGTAGAGTAGAAGAGCGCACTGTTGTGTGGCTTGGTTCCGGTCCGGGCGTTTTGCCTGATCTCTATAAGCAAGACTTCCATTCTGGGTAATAAATAAAGTTTTACCCTCCGCAAAAAAAAGCACATGCGCTGCTTGATTCGACGATCGATAACAATGTTTATAGATGACCTTCCCAATTAACGTAGTTGTGTCCACACACTCCGCGAAAATTGCTGCCGCTGCGTCCCACCATCTCGACTGACCGGTACAAAAGTTGATGACATGCATAGAATCAGACTCGGCTTCCAATCGATTGAACCCAAGAGAATTAGCTAGTTCAAGACCATCCCTCATGGCCATAACTTCAGTTGTGACTACATCAGCAGCAAACGGAATAAATTTACAAGTAGCCGCAATAAAATTACCTTTTTCATCTCGTATTATCGTTGATGTTGCCCCCATTCCTTCATCCTGATAGTACGCCGCGTCTACATTCACTTTCACAAATTTGGGGTTGGGTTAAACCCATTTATATTCCTGAGGCCTGAAGGTTTTGGTAAATGccttctcataattgcttgcaatAGCCATTACAGAGATCGGCCATCGGACTATCGGAGGGACAGATTCATTATGTGTAATACGCCTTCTTATCCACCATAAGTATCAACAGGCGACCGCGATTACCTGCTTAAAATTCAGACCTGGTTCAAGGATTTGGGGACTATCCGGCATTAGAAGCAAATATTCCAAGATCGATGAACCGGATCTATCAACAACACTGGCATGGTCAATTATCTCAGACATCCTCAAGCATCGCCACATCTCCTTAGCAGGCAGACAAGTGAAAAGCAGGTGGCAGAGATCCTCAGCACCTTGGTGGCATATCGGACATGCTCCATTAGTCCCTATATGCTTATTCATTAGTATTGACTTTAGAGGGATTATTCCATGCAATACCCGCCAACAAAAGATTTGAACTTTACAAGGAATATTTAATTTCCAGATTATACTCCATATTGCCAAAGGGGTAGAACCACTCGGGACTGAATTAATATTTGTATGTTCTCTTAAGGTATACATCCACTGTATTTTATACGCACTTCGGACAGAAAAAGTTCCAGTTTTATTTGCATGCCATGCGATAAAATCATCAAAAGCTTGGTGGTTCAGCGGGATTTGTAAGATTCTTCGCACGTCCACGGGGTTGAAGATATTAGTGAGCAGTTCCTCATCTCAGATTCCAGTATTTGGGTCGATGAGATCACTAACCTGCGATAAAACTGTTTGGCCACGGGGTGTAATTATTTTCCTGTCTGGGCTAGCGGGAATCCATGGATCACACCAGATGTTTACTGCATCACCTCATCCTATCCTCCAGATGTAACCCTTCTTAAAAGTTTCTAGACCTTTCAAGATACTTTGCCAAGTGAAAGACGTCCCCTGTTTCGGTGTAGCTTGTAGCAAACTCCCGTTTGAATAATATTTAGCTTTCAAAACCCAAGCACAAAGGGTGTCTGGGTCTGTGATTAATCTCCAACATTGTTTAGCCAACATGGCTAAGTTAAAAGAATAAAGGTCCCGAAAACCCATACCACCTTCGCTCTTTGGAAAACAGAGTTTCCACCATGAATACCAGTGCATCTTTCTATTCTCTTCATCATCTCCCCGCCAGAATTGAGCTATTACATCCGTGATATCCTTGAAACACCCTTAGGTAAATAGAAAACCGACATAGCAAAAACAGGGATGGCTTGGGCCACCGCCTTAAGTAGAATCTCTTTACCTCCAGTGGATAACTGTTTCTCCATCCAGCCGATCAATCTAGCTTTGATTCTTTCTCGAAAGTGTTTGAAGAAATCACTTCTGTCTGCACCCACAATAGCAGGTAGGCCAAGATATCTATCTGATAATGCTTCAGTTACAATATGTAAAATTTCACAAACTTCAGTTCTGGTTACCACAGGTGTATTTGGGCTAAAGAAAATACTTGATTTTGATAAGCTCACCATCTGACCTGAACTTTGGCAATAAGTGTCTAGTACATGCTGTAAGGAAGTTGCATTTAGGACATCCGCTCCCATGAGAGAATTAGAGAATTATCGGTAAATAAAAGGTGTGAGACTGATGGTGCATTTCTGCACACTCTAACCCCATCAAGGCCACCAACTTCTTCAAACTGCAACATAGTAGAGAGACCTTCTGCACAAATGAGGAAAAGATATGGGGATAGGGGATCCCTTGTCTAATGCCTCTAGATGGAACAAACATATCTGTTTCTTGAGAGTTAAAACGAATCTTATATCTCAAAGAGCTTACACATGCCATAACCGTATCAATCCATTGCTCATGGAACCCAAGTTTTTCCATCATACTTTGAAGAAAAATTCACTCAATCCGATCATAAGCCTTATGCATACCTAGTGGTGCTTGTTAACTATGCCGTCCTAGTATTATATCTAGTGGTGCCTCTTAACTCGTACTACTTGGGTCGTGGTTGCCGACCTGATAGGACCAATGGTCTAGAGGACCAAACACTGTGAAGCATGCATGCAATGCATGTGCCCCAAGTGGTGCATGTTGGGATTCACAGCATTTCCATATGCGTACATCAGCACACTCGCTCACCAACCACGCCATATTAAAGCCTTTTTTTTCCCACTAGAAGCATTCTTCTGCAGGCCGCAGCTACAGTGAGCAACGAATTGCTGAATCGGTTTGACGCGTGGGTTTGAAACGTTTCCACTAATTTTGCTTGTGCTACCAAACAGAAGAGCGTTCCAATTTGGCAAATCGTCCGTCCACATTTGTTTTGTTTACAGATGATGATGAAGGGAGAAAATGACCGGCCGTGCCGCTTCCCACCAAACCCCGACTTTCTGAGAGCTAGCGTCCGGACCATACAAGCTCCCTTTTCGTGCAACAGAAAGGGACGACGCCGGCGAAGTTTACTTTCGTTGTACTGTACCGTAAGCCGTAGCAAGTTGACAGGTTTGAAACGTTCCAACCTAACTCGGCCGTGGCAGACGGCCAGACCCGTGTCAttctctcttcttctccactatataTATGCCCCACCAGCTCTGTCCCCGGTTCAACACACACAAGAGGAACTCGCCAGCTCCACGAGCAGAGGAGCCGACACCACAAGACCAGGAGCGAGACAACATGATTCCATCGCGGGACCTCCGACTGGCCgtgttcctcctcctcttctctgcCTCCGTCCTTCTCCCGGCAGCCAGAGCCCAGCAGGaaaccgaggaggaggaggagttcagctACTCGCTGGACGCGGAGAACGGGCCGGCGCACTGGGGCGACATCAAGGAGGAGTGGTCGGCCTGCGGCAAGGGCAACATGCAGTCGCCCATCGACCTCGCCAGCCCGCGCGTCTCCCTCGTGCGCGGCCTCGGCTACCTCAACCACTCCTACTCCCCGGCCAACGCCACCATCGTCAACCGCGGCCACGACATCATGCTCAAGTTCGAGGGCGACGCCGGGAGCGTCTCCATCGGTGGCACGCCCTACTTCCTCCGGCAGTTGCACTGGCACTCCCCCACGGAGCACAGCGTCAACGGCCGCCGGTACGACATGGAGCTCCACATGTTCCACGAGAGCGCCGAGGGTAAAGCCGCCGTCATCGGCGTCTTCTACGAAATCGGCGCCCACGACGCCTTCCTACACAAGGTAACTTTTGCTTCTAtcttttctttcttgttttttagggcatgtacaatggttctatcttaagagtggcacataggataaatgatgaggtggaggagagagaaatcataagagaaggcttgtcttatcttatttaagagaagacaagagatgatttcttagcacaatttgtctcaaCATATTTTTAGGAACAACTAATTattaaagataaggctaagagatgacccattgtagacatgtttttttgtcatctctaatttacatgcaaaatttaagataagactatcttatcaaccattgtacatgccattAGTTAACCAACCAACTAACCATGCTTAATTAAGCTTGATAAACTAATTAAAGCCAACACGGCAACATGGGACTTAACTTAATTATAAGTAAGCTTAACTAACACCAACATGGTAACATGGGGCTAACTCTAATCTTGTACTACGAACGCAGCTGGAGCCATACCTGGAGATGATAGCGGATCGGAAGGACAGGGAGGAGAAGATGGGGATGATGGACCCGAGGGGCGCCAGGGGAAAGGCCAGCGTGTACTACCGCTACGTGGGCTCTCTCACCACCCCACCCTGCACAGAAGGGGTCATCTGGACCATCGTCAAGAGGGTACGTCCCGTTTCATTCATTCACCTTGCATGAACCACAACTACCAACATAACAAGCATCAGTAAAATATTTCATTTCTGGACCATATCACACATGATGACACACAACTTGCAACTGTCAAATAAAAGAATTCATTTCTGGAACTTAGCAGTTGGCATGGAGCTGCCAGTTTCGTCTTTCCCTCACTTTTGATTGATTGGAATTTAGATCAGTGGAACGCACGCCAGCTAGATGTGTGCACACGTCCTATTATACGCCATGCATTGCGTGGTTGGTGAATAAGGATGGAATTGATATATATTTTATGTTACTGAAACTTTTCTTTTCCTATGACTGGTTGAATTTGCAGGTGCGCACTGTGTCAAGGCACCAGCTGGAGCTTCTCCGGGAGGCCGTCCATGACGTAAGTTTTTTCCCCTTCCGTTTCTCTAATCCTTTTCATGAAAGAGAAGTCTTGCTGTTCTGTGCGTGCATTCAACTCTTGTCTTTCAGCACTTTACATCGGATGGTAGACCTTAACCGTGGACCGCTAGAAATTCCACAGCGACATGAAAGCCGCCTTTAATTTGGTCCATCTCCACCCATGGACTAGAAATTTTTTGGACTGATTTTCCTTCAACCCTACATGCAGGACATGGAGAAGAACGCGAGGCCGCGTCAGGAGGTGAACAGCAGAGATATCAGCATGTTCCGGCCTTTTGAGCAAATTAGACATTGATTACATggttatattattatttttatctagTAGTTTTTCCCATCCACTTTGATAGATGCCTTGTATACGGTTACTAAATAATAAAGGAACACGACCAGTTCATGTCCATGCATATCTTGATGTTGGGATGCAGATCGTCAATATGATTATTGTTGCGTATTCCATAACTCGTCCAACTGCCACTGCCATTAAAAATGAAAAAACTGGCAAGGATTTGATAACGGTTGAGTACCGTGGGAATGATATAATGCCATCCATGGCTAATTCTTGTATCACTCAGGTTCTTCTTAGCCAAACGAGAATGAGTCAATTTATGGCTATTTTTGGCAGAACACAACGTAGTGCTGTTTGGCTTGGCTCCTGTTCTAAGAACGTCTAGACTTTGTGTACTTCCTAAATTTTGAGTATCACAAGAGTTATTCCGCAAAAAGAAGTCCATCCATCTGGTGGTAGCCTGGTGGTGTCtcctttaagaatcatgcaaggaaTAGTATACGTCTGAGAGGATTATCCTGTTGCTCAACAAAGGCTAAGTTTGAATATTCCTGAATATTACCAACATAATATTGCTTCCTGGATGTCAAGTTGACTATCACTCTTAATATAAACGGAGTACTCAAATAATCAAGAGGAGTGTCGACCTCACCTGTTGCTGTCCCTGGTACGATGATGACAAGAGATAAGACTTGTGCACCATGTGCCATCATGGACGCCGGCATGAGTTAATTCAACTTTCTCAACAAttcaatcttgtactccctccgttccaaaatagatgactcaactttgtactaactttagtccaAAATTGAGTCatttatttaggaacgaagggagtagaaaatAACACAGAATAGTTGAGCATCCAATGCAATTAATGATTGTCCTTTTCAAATCAGCAGTTGCTTCTTTCGGGTTTCGAATGAACAGCAGACAAACACGTGGTCCTCAACTTTCGCATTCAGAGGGTTGATGATTGGCAGATTGAAAGACCTGCCTAGGGTAATCAGTGACGTAGAATGACTTTTAATCAAACAACTTGCGTCAAATTATTCGTCCATGAGTGTTCATATGATTGAAAAGTACAAAAACGTTAGGTGAAACCGAATGCATTCCCTGCAGTGTGTTAAAATGAGAGTGTTAACGGGCAAGGTAAAGGTATTTGAAAGTTACTAACTTTTCTCATCTCCCGCCGCTGATAACAGTTTTGTGTCTTGTCCGATCACTATGTGCTTGGCTTCGGCGTTGACTGTCTATATAATACAGTACTAGAGTAGAAGACAGAGGTTCAGTTAGATGCAGATTTGAATTCAACACAGACGGATTAGAAAATGCATCAGAAGCTCTTTTTTAAACATTCATTAGATGTGCTTATATGGTGTGTTGCAACATATATGGGGACGTCATGTTACTAGAGAAAGAACATCTGGGCTGTAAACACACAAGATTGGAGATGAACTTTTAAATGCATTTCTTTTTAAAAAAAGAAAGATATTTTAGATATGGACAGAATCTCCAAGAAAAAATTCAGCACAATTTTGTGTATGAACACATTGCTAAAAAATGAATAATATTGTTAGCACCAATTGGTTATATTA
This portion of the Triticum dicoccoides isolate Atlit2015 ecotype Zavitan chromosome 7A, WEW_v2.0, whole genome shotgun sequence genome encodes:
- the LOC119330979 gene encoding alpha carbonic anhydrase 7-like, whose protein sequence is MIPSRDLRLAVFLLLFSASVLLPAARAQQETEEEEEFSYSLDAENGPAHWGDIKEEWSACGKGNMQSPIDLASPRVSLVRGLGYLNHSYSPANATIVNRGHDIMLKFEGDAGSVSIGGTPYFLRQLHWHSPTEHSVNGRRYDMELHMFHESAEGKAAVIGVFYEIGAHDAFLHKLEPYLEMIADRKDREEKMGMMDPRGARGKASVYYRYVGSLTTPPCTEGVIWTIVKRVRTVSRHQLELLREAVHDDMEKNARPRQEVNSRDISMFRPFEQIRH